GAGGCCGCCGCCTGCGGCCCCTCGTCGGGCTGCTACACGTACCAGGTGAGCCGGCACAGCGCCGACATGCTGCACAGCCTCAACCAGCAGCGCAAGAACGGCGGCCGCTTCTGCGACGTGCTCCTGCGCGTGGGCGACGAGAGCTTCCCGGCGCACCGGGCGGTGCTGGCCGCCTGCAGCGAGTACTTCGAGTCGGTGTTCAGCGCGCAGCTGGGCGacggggcaggaggcggcggcggcggcgcggagggggGCGCgacggaggcggcggcggcagcagcagcagcagcggccggcggggccgcggcggcggccggcggggcccccgggggcgggcgggagctGGAGATGCACACCATCAGCTCCAAGGTGTTCGGAGACATCCTGGACTTCGCCTACACGTCGCGCATCGTGGTGCGGCTGGAGAGCTTCCCGGAGCTCATGACGGCCGCCAAGTTCCTGCTGATGCGCTCCGTGATTGACATCTGCCAGGAGGTCATCAAGCAGTCCAATGTGCAGATCCTCGTGCCCCCCGCACGCCCCGACATTATGCTCTTCCGTCCGGGGGCTGCTGACCTCGGCTTCCCTCTTGACATGACCAACGGTGCCGCTTTGGCACCCAATGGCAACGGCATCGCTGGCATGCCCGAAGACGAGGCCACGCGGGCTGCGCTCACTGCTGCGCAGTCCTCCCTACCTGTTCTGCAGGGGGTGGACCGCCTGCCCATGGTGGCAGGACCTCTGTCCCCACCGCTGCTGGCCTCGCCTTTCCAGAATGTTGCTGCTAGTGCCCCCACTTTAAGCACCAAGAGGGGCAGAGGGCGTCCCCGTAAGGCCAATCTCTTGGACTCCATGATGTTTGGTACCCCAGGGGGCCTGCGAGAGGCTGGTATCCTGCCTTGTGGCCTCTGTGGGAAAGTATTTACGGATGCTAATCGTCTTCGTCAGCACGAGGCTCAACATGGGGTGACAAGCTTACAGCTGGGCTACATAGACATCCCACCCCCGAGACTGGGTGAAAACGGTGTCCCGGGTCAGGATGACCCTGACGCCCCCCGAAAAAGAAGCAGGACGAGGAAACAGGTGGCCTGTGAGATCTGTGGCAAGATTTTTCGGGACGTGTACCACCTGAATCGGCACAAGCTGTCGCACTCTGGCGAGAAGCCTTACTCTTGTCCGGTGTGTGGCTTACGGTTCAAGCGGAAAGACAGGATGTCCTATCATGTTCGATCTCACGATGGCTCTGTGGGAAAGCCCTACATCTGCCAGAGCTGTGGAAAAGGCTTCTCCAGGTAAGAGAGTACTTATAAGGACCGTAGACACAAACGGAGACCTAGGAAGTTGTCTTTCCTACCCCTTGGGAAACGAGAACAATTTGTACTTAGGATAGTTTGGCTGTTCCACGTTATAATGTCTCGAGAAATGAGAACTTCCATCGTTTCCGCTGGGACGCTATTCTACAGTCTCTTGAAAGGGTTTAAAAGTAATTAAGGCATAGAACTGGGAGTCAGCTGGCTTCTGGGTAAAATTCCCAGCTTTGTCCCAGGCTTGGTGTATGCGTGTCCTTGGGCAAATCAGTTAGTCTCTCCCTCAAATGACTCTTCTGTGAAATGGGTATTGAAATAATTACCTACCTCACATAAGTGTCTCGAGACTACTGATTTGTAGGTAGTTTGAAGGTGCTGTTGAAGTGCAAAATATTAATACATCtcaagattattatttttctcgtatccattttaaattttctttttcttaacttcCCTTCATTTCTCTTAGTTCGTAATGTTTTTTATCACCCAAATGTGAAGGAAGAGGTGAGATTTCAAAGGCTGCAGCATCAAGTATCTTTTAATACATGATCTTTGTGTCCTTTGGGTTTACATCCTTCTGAAGGGGATCCTGTTTCTGCCCTGCAACATACGTAAGATCTGTGCATTTAATGTTGCTGATTTTTTGTTGTCGCTGTTTGTGGGAGTTAATTTAATAAGTAGTTTGATACACGTAGTCATGTTAGTGGTATCTTATAGTCTGAGCTAATGAATTTGAAACTTTTTTGGAAGTTTGATGCTCGCTTTGAGACTAGGAGTAGTGGGGGGAGGGGGATGCGTACACTGTGTTACTTTTGTAGCAGCAGTCGGCTTTCTACAGCAGTTGATTTGCTTTTACGGGAGGGAAGCAATCGAGATACGAAAACAAATCAAAAGGCTACCAGGGCTAGAATTGTCCCAGCTATAGAAATGTAGGAATTGTGCCCCCGGTAGCTCTTTCTGATAGAGGGACTTCTtgctactgaaataaattaagaaaatatagacttttttggttttttcaaaTCAGTGATAATTAGGGGTGCATCTTCATATGGACTGCAGATTTAGTGATGGAAAGTCATGAAATGAAAATTTCCTCTGTGGCTAGaagtgaaagtatttttcttactgtAGCGCTACCTGGGATCATCTGacgatttttgttatttttattcacacttaaaagttttctgctgttgctgtgtGAAAGGTTTTTGTCAACAAGGGAAAGTGAAGGATACCTGTTGAGGTCTCATTTTTTCCGAGTAAGTTAATGTGAACAGGCAGGAATACTGTTATAAAAGTAAACAACAAACGTGTCTACACATCTTTGTAAAATCAAAGTATGAATGCAAAGTGGAGACTCTTTAAGTTTCAGTATTCAGGCGTAGGAGCAGCCAAAGGAAGTTGGAAGCGTGATGTCTAATTTTAGTGTCCTTTCCTTCACTCAGTAGCACAGCACCTGAGGTTGCTAGGCTTGAGGTACCTAGCAGAAGGACCCCCAACCAGTCTTTCCGGTTACACCGCTCCAGCCCACTAGCTGCTGGAGCATCAGGTTTTAACAGCCTGACTGCAAAGTTCAGTCTATTTTCTGTCTGCAGTGCGTGAATTCCATCCCGCGCCCTCTCATTGGCGCAGCTGCAAAGTTGGGGGAGGAGAGAGTGGAGAACTTGTTTCCAAGCAGTTTTGGCCTCATACAATGAAAAGCTTTCTTCCCACTAGGAGAGAAACTCCCACCAGGAAAATCTGCAGCTATTCAGTCCTCTCTTCTTCAAAGTAGGCTTTACTGATTGTGAAGAATGGTctaactttttttcagtaataatttgCTCTTCCATTGCACCTTCTAGTTGGGACCTTCAGAGCACTTTATTTGTATTAATGCAGTCTCCCCACCAAGTTGTGAGTTAGGACAGTATTTTTTCATCTTGCTGGTGGAAAATGTGTCACAGCAACAGA
Above is a genomic segment from Harpia harpyja isolate bHarHar1 chromosome 9, bHarHar1 primary haplotype, whole genome shotgun sequence containing:
- the PATZ1 gene encoding POZ-, AT hook-, and zinc finger-containing protein 1 isoform X3, which produces MERVSEAAACGPSSGCYTYQVSRHSADMLHSLNQQRKNGGRFCDVLLRVGDESFPAHRAVLAACSEYFESVFSAQLGDGAGGGGGGAEGGATEAAAAAAAAAAGGAAAAAGGAPGGGRELEMHTISSKVFGDILDFAYTSRIVVRLESFPELMTAAKFLLMRSVIDICQEVIKQSNVQILVPPARPDIMLFRPGAADLGFPLDMTNGAALAPNGNGIAGMPEDEATRAALTAAQSSLPVLQGVDRLPMVAGPLSPPLLASPFQNVAASAPTLSTKRGRGRPRKANLLDSMMFGTPGGLREAGILPCGLCGKVFTDANRLRQHEAQHGVTSLQLGYIDIPPPRLGENGVPGQDDPDAPRKRSRTRKQVACEICGKIFRDVYHLNRHKLSHSGEKPYSCPVCGLRFKRKDRMSYHVRSHDGSVGKPYICQSCGKGFSRPDHLNGHIKQVHTSERPHKCQTCNASFATRDRLRSHLACHEDKVPCQVCGKYLRAAYMADHLKKHSEGPSNFCTICNRGFSSASYLKVHVKTHHGVPLPQVSRHQESIPNGGAAFHCVRTYGIKEGQKCSHSDPIESSDSYGDLSDTSDLKTPEKQSTNGSFSCDMAVSKNKMETEGEKKYPCPECGSFFRSKSYLNKHIQKVHVRALGGPLGDLGPALGSPFSPQQNMSLLESFGFQIVQSAFASSLVDPEVDQQPMGPEGK
- the PATZ1 gene encoding POZ-, AT hook-, and zinc finger-containing protein 1 isoform X5, with amino-acid sequence MERVSEAAACGPSSGCYTYQVSRHSADMLHSLNQQRKNGGRFCDVLLRVGDESFPAHRAVLAACSEYFESVFSAQLGDGAGGGGGGAEGGATEAAAAAAAAAAGGAAAAAGGAPGGGRELEMHTISSKVFGDILDFAYTSRIVVRLESFPELMTAAKFLLMRSVIDICQEVIKQSNVQILVPPARPDIMLFRPGAADLGFPLDMTNGAALAPNGNGIAGMPEDEATRAALTAAQSSLPVLQGVDRLPMVAGPLSPPLLASPFQNVAASAPTLSTKRGRGRPRKANLLDSMMFGTPGGLREAGILPCGLCGKVFTDANRLRQHEAQHGVTSLQLGYIDIPPPRLGENGVPGQDDPDAPRKRSRTRKQVACEICGKIFRDVYHLNRHKLSHSGEKPYSCPVCGLRFKRKDRMSYHVRSHDGSVGKPYICQSCGKGFSRPDHLNGHIKQVHTSERPHKCQTCNASFATRDRLRSHLACHEDKVPCQVCGKYLRAAYMADHLKKHSEGPSNFCTICNREGQKCSHSDPIESSDSYGDLSDTSDLKTPEKQSTNGSFSCDMAVSKNKMETEGEKKYPCPECGSFFRSKSYLNKHIQKVHVRALGGPLGDLGPALGSPFSPQQNMSLLESFGFQIVQSAFASSLVDPEVDQQPMGPEGK
- the PATZ1 gene encoding POZ-, AT hook-, and zinc finger-containing protein 1 isoform X1, with product MERVSEAAACGPSSGCYTYQVSRHSADMLHSLNQQRKNGGRFCDVLLRVGDESFPAHRAVLAACSEYFESVFSAQLGDGAGGGGGGAEGGATEAAAAAAAAAAGGAAAAAGGAPGGGRELEMHTISSKVFGDILDFAYTSRIVVRLESFPELMTAAKFLLMRSVIDICQEVIKQSNVQILVPPARPDIMLFRPGAADLGFPLDMTNGAALAPNGNGIAGMPEDEATRAALTAAQSSLPVLQGVDRLPMVAGPLSPPLLASPFQNVAASAPTLSTKRGRGRPRKANLLDSMMFGTPGGLREAGILPCGLCGKVFTDANRLRQHEAQHGVTSLQLGYIDIPPPRLGENGVPGQDDPDAPRKRSRTRKQVACEICGKIFRDVYHLNRHKLSHSGEKPYSCPVCGLRFKRKDRMSYHVRSHDGSVGKPYICQSCGKGFSRPDHLNGHIKQVHTSERPHKCQQENGSHHGISSETSTSIEKLKLQETCNASFATRDRLRSHLACHEDKVPCQVCGKYLRAAYMADHLKKHSEGPSNFCTICNRGFSSASYLKVHVKTHHGVPLPQVSRHQESIPNGGAAFHCVRTYGIKEGQKCSHSDPIESSDSYGDLSDTSDLKTPEKQSTNGSFSCDMAVSKNKMETEGEKKYPCPECGSFFRSKSYLNKHIQKVHVRALGGPLGDLGPALGSPFSPQQNMSLLESFGFQIVQSAFASSLVDPEVDQQPMGPEGK
- the PATZ1 gene encoding POZ-, AT hook-, and zinc finger-containing protein 1 isoform X2, which produces MERVSEAAACGPSSGCYTYQVSRHSADMLHSLNQQRKNGGRFCDVLLRVGDESFPAHRAVLAACSEYFESVFSAQLGDGAGGGGGGAEGGATEAAAAAAAAAAGGAAAAAGGAPGGGRELEMHTISSKVFGDILDFAYTSRIVVRLESFPELMTAAKFLLMRSVIDICQEVIKQSNVQILVPPARPDIMLFRPGAADLGFPLDMTNGAALAPNGNGIAGMPEDEATRAALTAAQSSLPVLQGVDRLPMVAGPLSPPLLASPFQNVAASAPTLSTKRGRGRPRKANLLDSMMFGTPGGLREAGILPCGLCGKVFTDANRLRQHEAQHGVTSLQLGYIDIPPPRLGENGVPGQDDPDAPRKRSRTRKQVACEICGKIFRDVYHLNRHKLSHSGEKPYSCPVCGLRFKRKDRMSYHVRSHDGSVGKPYICQSCGKGFSRPDHLNGHIKQVHTSERPHKCQENGSHHGISSETSTSIEKLKLQETCNASFATRDRLRSHLACHEDKVPCQVCGKYLRAAYMADHLKKHSEGPSNFCTICNRGFSSASYLKVHVKTHHGVPLPQVSRHQESIPNGGAAFHCVRTYGIKEGQKCSHSDPIESSDSYGDLSDTSDLKTPEKQSTNGSFSCDMAVSKNKMETEGEKKYPCPECGSFFRSKSYLNKHIQKVHVRALGGPLGDLGPALGSPFSPQQNMSLLESFGFQIVQSAFASSLVDPEVDQQPMGPEGK
- the PATZ1 gene encoding POZ-, AT hook-, and zinc finger-containing protein 1 isoform X4 yields the protein MERVSEAAACGPSSGCYTYQVSRHSADMLHSLNQQRKNGGRFCDVLLRVGDESFPAHRAVLAACSEYFESVFSAQLGDGAGGGGGGAEGGATEAAAAAAAAAAGGAAAAAGGAPGGGRELEMHTISSKVFGDILDFAYTSRIVVRLESFPELMTAAKFLLMRSVIDICQEVIKQSNVQILVPPARPDIMLFRPGAADLGFPLDMTNGAALAPNGNGIAGMPEDEATRAALTAAQSSLPVLQGVDRLPMVAGPLSPPLLASPFQNVAASAPTLSTKRGRGRPRKANLLDSMMFGTPGGLREAGILPCGLCGKVFTDANRLRQHEAQHGVTSLQLGYIDIPPPRLGENGVPGQDDPDAPRKRSRTRKQVACEICGKIFRDVYHLNRHKLSHSGEKPYSCPVCGLRFKRKDRMSYHVRSHDGSVGKPYICQSCGKGFSRPDHLNGHIKQVHTSERPHKCQQENGSHHGISSETSTSIEKLKLQETCNASFATRDRLRSHLACHEDKVPCQVCGKYLRAAYMADHLKKHSEGPSNFCTICNREGQKCSHSDPIESSDSYGDLSDTSDLKTPEKQSTNGSFSCDMAVSKNKMETEGEKKYPCPECGSFFRSKSYLNKHIQKVHVRALGGPLGDLGPALGSPFSPQQNMSLLESFGFQIVQSAFASSLVDPEVDQQPMGPEGK
- the PATZ1 gene encoding POZ-, AT hook-, and zinc finger-containing protein 1 isoform X6; its protein translation is MERVSEAAACGPSSGCYTYQVSRHSADMLHSLNQQRKNGGRFCDVLLRVGDESFPAHRAVLAACSEYFESVFSAQLGDGAGGGGGGAEGGATEAAAAAAAAAAGGAAAAAGGAPGGGRELEMHTISSKVFGDILDFAYTSRIVVRLESFPELMTAAKFLLMRSVIDICQEVIKQSNVQILVPPARPDIMLFRPGAADLGFPLDMTNGAALAPNGNGIAGMPEDEATRAALTAAQSSLPVLQGVDRLPMVAGPLSPPLLASPFQNVAASAPTLSTKRGRGRPRKANLLDSMMFGTPGGLREAGILPCGLCGKVFTDANRLRQHEAQHGVTSLQLGYIDIPPPRLGENGVPGQDDPDAPRKRSRTRKQVACEICGKIFRDVYHLNRHKLSHSGEKPYSCPVCGLRFKRKDRMSYHVRSHDGSVGKPYICQSCGKGFSRPDHLNGHIKQVHTSERPHKCQQENGSHHGISSETSTSIEKLKLQETCNASFATRDRLRSHLACHEDKVPCQVCGKYLRAAYMADHLKKHSEGPSNFCTICNRGLQAPGVHPEWGSSVPLRQDLWHQRRPEMFTFGPD
- the PATZ1 gene encoding POZ-, AT hook-, and zinc finger-containing protein 1 isoform X7, yielding MERVSEAAACGPSSGCYTYQVSRHSADMLHSLNQQRKNGGRFCDVLLRVGDESFPAHRAVLAACSEYFESVFSAQLGDGAGGGGGGAEGGATEAAAAAAAAAAGGAAAAAGGAPGGGRELEMHTISSKVFGDILDFAYTSRIVVRLESFPELMTAAKFLLMRSVIDICQEVIKQSNVQILVPPARPDIMLFRPGAADLGFPLDMTNGAALAPNGNGIAGMPEDEATRAALTAAQSSLPVLQGVDRLPMVAGPLSPPLLASPFQNVAASAPTLSTKRGRGRPRKANLLDSMMFGTPGGLREAGILPCGLCGKVFTDANRLRQHEAQHGVTSLQLGYIDIPPPRLGENGVPGQDDPDAPRKRSRTRKQVACEICGKIFRDVYHLNRHKLSHSGEKPYSCPVCGLRFKRKDRMSYHVRSHDGSVGKPYICQSCGKGFSRPDHLNGHIKQVHTSERPHKCQTCNASFATRDRLRSHLACHEDKVPCQVCGKYLRAAYMADHLKKHSEGPSNFCTICNRGLQAPGVHPEWGSSVPLRQDLWHQRRPEMFTFGPD